One Colius striatus isolate bColStr4 chromosome 10, bColStr4.1.hap1, whole genome shotgun sequence genomic region harbors:
- the LRRC40 gene encoding leucine-rich repeat-containing protein 40 translates to MAAARGARARERGAGFGRAAAEPGPAVPQGLLRAARKSGQLNLSGRSLSEVPQRVWRINLDTPEEAHQNLSFGAADRWWEQIDLTKLILASNKLQSLSEDVKLLPALTILDVHDNQLTSLPSALGQLQHLEKLDVSHNKLRSVPEELLQLPRLKSFLLHHNELSSLPEGFGQLISLEELDLSNNHLTDIPTSFASFVNLVRLNLASNQLKNLPAAVSAMKSLRQLDCTKNYLETVPSELATMASLEQLYLRKNKLRSLPAFPSCKLLKELHAGENQIEILSAENLKHLNSLSVLELRDNKIKSVPEEITLLQKLERLDLTNNDISRLPYTLGNLPQLKFLALEGNPLRAIRRDLLQKGTQEFLKYLRSKIQDDITGPNEEPPVTAMTLPSESRINMHAITSLKLLEYSEKQAMAIPDEMFTAVRSHPVTTVNFSKNQLKEIPPRIVELKDSVCDVNLGFNKISSVSSELCLLHKLTHLDVRNNLLTSLPEEMEALTRLQVINLSFNRFKVFPTVLYQLLALETVLLSNNQVGSIDPLQLRKMEKLGTLDLQNNDLLHVPPELGNCENLRTLLLEGNPFRTPRAAVLARGTAAVLEYLRSRIPA, encoded by the exons atggcggcagcgcggGGAGCGCGGGCCAGGGAGCGCGGCGCTGGCttcgggcgggcggcggcggagccgggTCCCGCCGTGCCGCAGGGGCTGCTCCGGGCGGCGCGGAAGAGCGGGCAGTTAAACCTGTCGGGCCGGAGCCTCAGCGAGG TGCCTCAACGTGTGTGGCGGATCAATTTGGATACTCCTGAGGAAGCTCATCAGAATCTCTCCTTTGGTGCCGCGGATCGTTGGTGGGAGCAAATAGACCTGACCAAGCTGATACTCGCCTCAAACAAACTGCAGAGTCTTTCGGAGGATGTCAAACTTCTGCCTGCACTCACTATTCTGGAT GTGCATGACAATCAACTGACATCGCTGCCTTCTGCTTTAGGACAGTTACAACATCTTGAGAAGCTTGATGTCAG CCACAACAAACTGAGAAGTGTCCcggaagagctgctgcagttgcCGCGTCTGAAGAGCTTTCTCCTCCATCACAATGAGCTGAGCAGCTTGCCAGAGGGATTTGGACAGCTCATCAGTTTAGAAGAATTA GATCTGTCCAACAACCATCTCACAGACATTCCAACAAGCTTTGCTTCGTTCGTTAACTTAGTGCGACTCAATCTGGCTTCCAATCAACTCAAGAACCTGCCTGCAGCTGTCAGCGCGATGAAAA GCTTAAGACAACTGGATTGTACTAAAAACTACCTGGAAACTGTACCTTCTGAATTAGCAACTATGGCCTCTTTGGAACAACTTTatctgaggaaaaacaagttacGTTCCTTACCGGCTTTTCCCTCCTGCAAATTACTGAAG GAATTACATGCTGGTGAAAATCAGATAGAAATATTAAGTGCAGAGAATCTGAAGCACCTGAATTCCCTCTCTGTGTTGGAGCTTAGAGACAACAAGATAAAATCAGTCCCTGAAGAAATTACTTTGCTTCAGAAGTTGGAGCGACTCGACCTGACCAACAATGACATCAGTAG aTTGCCTTATACATTGGGGAATCTTCCTCAGCTGAAGTTCCTGGCATTAGAGGGAAATCCTTTGAGAGCCATTCGAAGAGACCTTCTGCAA aaaggcaCACAGGAATTTCTGAAATACCTGAGAAGCAAGATCCAAG ATGACATAACTGGCCCGAATGAGGAGCCTCCTGTGACAGCCATGACTCTTCCAAGTGAGTCAAGGATCAACATGCACGCCATAACTTCACTGAAGCTGTTGGAATATAG TGAGAAGCAGGCAATGGCCATTCCTGATGAGATGTTCACTGCAGTCAGAAGCCATCCCGTCACCACTGTCAACTTCAGCAAAAACCAGCTGAAGGAGATTCCTCCAAG GATTGTGGAGCTGAAAGACTCAGTGTGTGATGTCAACCTTGGCTTCAACAAAATCTCCTCCGTTTCCTCGGAGCTTTGCCTTCTCCATAAATTGACACATTTGGATGTCAG AAATAATCTTTTGACATCTTTACCTGAGGAAATGGAGGCACTGACACGGCTGCAGGTCATAAACCTTTCCTTTAATAG gtTTAAGGTGTTTCCCACTGTCCTGTATCAGCTCCTGGCGCTGGAGACTGTCCTGCTCAGCAACAATCAGGTCGGGTCCATCGAccctctgcagctgaggaagaTGGAGAAGCTGGGAACCCTGGACCTCCAGAACAACGACCTCCTGCACGTGCCACCCGAGCTGGGCAACTGTGAAAACCTGAG GAccctgctgctggagggaaacCCGTTCCGCACGCCGCGGGCAGCGGTGCTGGCGCGAGGCACGGCCGCGGTGCTGGAGTACCTGCGGAGCCGCATCCCCGCCTGA